In Klebsiella aerogenes, the DNA window GCGCAGGGGCGTGAAATCAACGCGACCCTGACAATGCCTGGCAATGCTCCCTGGCTGGCGGCGATTCGCTACCTCTATTACAACCCTTCCAGCACTAAGAGCGGCGAGACGGAAAAAGAGAACGGCCCGCTGGCTAATACGCGCCTGAATTTCCGTGGCTGGCCGGATTTGCAGTTGCGCTGCAAAGAGTGCTGGCTGTGGGGGCAAAAATATGGCCGAATCGACGGCGATTTCAATATCAAGGGCGATACGCTGACGTTAAGCAATGGTCTGGTGGATACCGGCTTTGGCCGCCTGACCACCGACGGCGTCTGGGTTAACGCGCCAGGCGGCGTGCGTACTTCGCTGAAAGGCAAACTACACGGCAATAAAACCGATGATTTCGTTGGCTTCTTTGGGGTTTCGACGCCGGTGAGAGGTTCGTCGTTTGATATTGATTACGACCTGCACTGGCGCGCGCCGCCGTGGCAGCCGGATGTCGCATCGCTGAACGGGATCCTGAAAAGCCGTCTTGGCAAAGGCGAGTTTACCGACCTGAGTACCGGTCACGCAGGTCAACTGCTGCGCCTGTTGAGCGTTGATGCGCTGCTGCGTAAACTGCGCTTCGATTTTAGCGATACTTTCCGGGAAGGGTTCTGGTTTGATTCCATCCGCAGCACGGCATGGATTAAAGACGGCGTGCTGAATACCGATGATACGCTGGTCGATGGTCTTGAGGCCGATATTGCGATGAAAGGCTCGGTGGACCTGGTGCGCCGTCGTCTGGATCTGCAGGCGGTCGTGGCGCCGGAAATCTCGGCGACCGTCGGCGTCGCGGCGGCCTTTGCCGTTAACCCGATTGTCGGCGCTGCAGTCTTTGCCGCCAGTAAGGTGCTGGGTCCGCTGTGGAGCAAAGTGTCGATTCTGCGTTATCACATCACCGGTCCAATCGACCAGCCGGAAATCAATGAAGTGCTGCGTCAGGCACGCAGCGACAAAAAGCAATGATTTGACGATTGCGGGGAATTATCGCACTCTCAATAGAGAGCATTCTATACCCGTCATATTCCTGACTGCGTGACAATCGCGGGTATATTTTTCCGCCTGTCAGGCGGCAACAAACGAGTAGCGTAACGATGAGTCTGAACCTGGTAAGTGAACAATTACTGTCGGCAAATGGCCTGAACCATCAGGACCTGTTTGCCATCCTTGGCCAGTTGGCCGAGCGCCGTCTGGATTACGGCGATCTCTATTTTCAGTCGAGCTATCACGAATCCTGGGTTCTGGAAGACAGCATCATTAAAGATGGTTCGTACAATATCGACCAGGGCGTCGGCGTGCGGGCGGTCAGCGGTGAAAAAACCGGCTTCGCCTATGCTGACCAAATCAGCAAGCTGGCGCTTGAGCAGAGCGCGCAGGCGGCGCGTACCATCGTTCGCGACCATGGCGATGGCAAAGTTCAGACCCTCGGCGCGGTGGAATATTCTTCCCTCTATACCAGCGTCGATCCGCTGCAAAGCATGAGCCGCGAAGAGAAGCTGGATATCCTGCGCCGCGTCGATAAGGTGGCGCGTGCTGCCGATAAACGCGTGCAGGAGGTTTCCGCCAGCCTGAGCGGCGTCTATGAACTGATTCTGGTGGCAGCGACGGACGGCACTTTGGCGGCGGATGTACGCCCGTTGGTGCGTCTCTCCGTCAGCGTGCTGGTGGAAGAGGACGGTAAACGCGAGCGCGGCGCCAGCGGCGGCGGCGGACGTTTTGGCTATGATTACTTCCTCGCGCCGCTGGATGGCGACGTGCGGGCGGATGTCTGGGCGCGCGAAGCGGTGCGTATGGCATTAGTGAATCTGTCTGCGGTGGCCGCACCAGCTGGCATGCTGCCGGTAGTGCTGGGCGCGGGCTGGCCTGGCGTTCTGCTGCATGAAGCGGTTGGTCACGGTCTGGAAGGCGACTTTAACCGTCGCGGCACCTCGGTCTTCAGCGGTCACATGGGCGAGTTAGTCGCCTCTGAACTGTGCACCGTGGTGGATGACGGCACGATGGCCGATCGCCGTGGTTCGGTGGCTATCGATGACGAAGGTACTCCGGGTCAATACAATGTGCTGATCGAAAACGGCATCCTGAAAGGCTATATGCAGGATAAGCTTAACGCGCGTCTGATGGGCGTCGCGCCGACCGGTAACGGCCGCCGTGAATCCTATGCGCATCTACCGATGCCGCGTATGACCAATACCTATATGCTGGCAGGGAAATCGACGCCACAGGAAATTATCGAATCGGTCGATTACGGTATCTATGCGCCAAACTTCGGCGGTGGCCAGGTCGACATTACCTCCGGTAAATTCGTCTTCTCGACGTCGGAAGCCTACCTGATTGAAAAAGGGAAGGTGACTAAGGCGGTCAAGGGGGCGACGCTGATTGGTTCCGGTATCGAAGCGATGCAGCAGATTTCAATGGTCGGCAACGATCTGAAGCTGGATAGCGGCGTGGGCGTATGTGGTAAAGAAGGGCAGAGCGTTCCGGTCGGCGTTGGCCAGCCGACGCTGAAAGTCGACAATCTTACCGTCGGCGGCACTGCCTGATAAATCTCTTGTTCCCGGTGGCGCAGCGTGGCTGCCGGGATGTCAATTAACGGGTCATCCCGCGCCCGTGCATTCCCTGGTAAATCTTCGCCACCTCGACAAAATAATCGGTCAGATAATTAATGCATACCTGCACTTTCAGCGGCAGTTTGTCCTTTTCGGTATACAGTGCATACACCGGACGGGGATCAGATTGATAACTCGGGAGCAGGATCTCCAGTTCGCCGCGGTTGATCTCATCGATCGCCCACATCAGCGGAACGTATGCCACGCCGACGCCAGCGCTTAGCCAGCGGATCAGGGTCATCGGATCGTTGGTGGCAAAGCGTCCTTCCGGGATCACCCGAGTGGAAATCCCTTCAGGGGCGATAATCTCGAATTCATTATCCGGCCGCACGCTGTATTCCAGCCACGAATGGCTGGCAAGATCCGCCGGTTTTTCCGGGCATCCCGCTTGTTGGAGATAACTTTTCGCCGCGCAGAGCACCATTGGCATGGATCCTAACCGCCGCGAGAAGAGACTGGAATCCTGCAAAGCACCGACGCGAATGACCACATCGAGTCCATCGGCGATCAGGTCAGGGGCGGGGATGCCGGTTACCAGGTTGATGGATAATCCCGGGTACTCTTTGAGCATTTCAGCCGTTATGCGCGCCAGCACATTCTGTGCCATAGTTGAAGAACTGCCGATGCGCAGCGTGCCGATAGGCGTGTTGTTGAAAGCATACAGTTGTTCATGGACATCCTGTGCTTCAAAGAGCATGCGTCGACAGCCCTGGTAATAGATTTTACCCGCTTCTGTTAAGCCCAGGCTGCGGGTGCTGCGGTTGAGCAGCTTTACCTGTAGCTCGTCTTCCAGCTTAGCAACGGTCTGGCTGATAGATGAAACGCTCATCTGGAGCTGGCGTGCGGCGGCGGTGAATGAGCCCAGCTCAACCACTTTGGCGAACACCGACATACGTTTTAGTCGTTCCATTATTCACTCTGGCTTAAAAGTGATTTAGATCACAAATTATAGATAAGGACGCAATTGTTACGTTAATATATTGTTAGCTACATAATAAACGCATCACGCTACCACCTGTACGCTTCTTATCAAGGTCATCATGAGTCTGTTTCCTGTCATCGTGATTTTCGGCTTATCTTTTCCGCCGATCTTCTTTGAGCTGCTATTGTCGCTAGCCATCTTCTGGCTGGTGCACCGTTTGCTGGTTCCGACCGGTATTTATGATTTTGTCTGGCACCCTGCACTGTTTAACACTGCGCTGTATTGCTGTCTGTTCTATCTGATATCGCGCTTGTTCGTTTGAGGTCGATGTGAAAACACTAACAAGAAATATCCTCCGTACCGCCATCACTGTGATACTGGTTATTCTGGCGTTTATCGCCATTTTTCGCGCATGGGTGTACTACACCGCGTCGCCGTGGACGCGCGACGCGCGCTTTAGCGCCGATATCGTCGCCATCGCTCCGGACGTGTCCGGGCTGATTTCGCAAGTGAATATCAAGGATAACCAACTGGTTAAGAAAGACCAGGTATTGTTCGTCATTGACCAACCTCGTTACCAAAAAGCGCTGGCTGAAGCTGAAGCCGATGTTTCCTACTACCAGACGCTGGCGCAGGAAAAACGCCTTGAAGCCGGGCGCCGCAACAAACTCGGCGTACAAGCGATGTCGCGTGAAGAGATTGATCAGGCGAACAACGTGCTGCAAACCGTTGAACATCAGTTGGCTAAAGCGGTGGCCAGCCGCGATCTCGCCAAACTGGATCTTGAACGTACCGTGATCCGTGCGCCAGCTGATGGCTGGATCACCAACCTGAACGTCTACACCGGCGAATTTATCACCCGCGGCTCTACGGCGGTGGCGCTGGTTAAACAGAATACCTTCTATGTGATGGCCTATCTGGAAGAGACCAAGCTGGAAGGCGTGCGTCCAGGCTATCGCGCAGAGATTACCCCGCTTGGCAGCAGCAAAGTGATTAAAGGCACTGTCGATAGCGTCGCCGCGGGCGTGACGAACGCCAGCAGCAGCAGCGACTCGAAAGGGATGGCTTCTGTTGACTCCAACCTGGAATGGGTGCGTCTGGCGCAGCGCGTGCCGGTGCGTATTCGTCTGGACCAACAGCAGGGCAACCTCTGGCCGTCGGGCACCACCGCGACGGTGGTGATTACCGGTAAAGAAGATCGCGACGCCAGTCAGGCCAACTTCTTCCAAAAACTGGCAATGCGCCTGCGTGAGTTTGGTTAAGCGCCATGGGGACTTATACCATTGCTCCCCGGCACCTCCGCTTCGCCATTAAGCTTGCATGTGCGGTGGTGCTGGCGCTGTTCGTCGGGTTCCATTTCCAACTTGAGACGCCGCGCTGGGCCGTATTGACGGCGGCTATCGTCACCGCCGGTCCGGCGTTTGCCGCGGGTGGCGAGCCCTATTCCGGGGCGATTCGCTACCGTGGAATGCTGCGTATCGCCGGGACGTTTATCGGCTGTATTGCCGCGCTGGCGATCATTATCGTCATGGTCCGCGCGCCGTTGCTGATGATGCTGGTCTGCTGCCTGTGGGCCGGATTCTGCACCTGGATCTCCTCGCTGGTGAAGGTGGAAAACTCTTACGCCTGGGGGCTGGCGGGCTATACTGCGCTGATTATCGTCATCACCATTCATGCCGATCCGATGCTGGCGCCGCAGTTTGCCGTAGAGCGCTGTAGCGAAATTGTCATTGGTATCGTGAGCGCCATCGTCGCCGACCTGCTGTTTTCCCCACGTTCTATCAAAAAAGAGATCGACCTTGAGTTGGATAACCTGCTGCTGGATCAGTATCGCTTGATGCAGCTGTGCGTGGCGCATGGCGATAGCGAAGTGGTCGATCAGGCCTGGGGTGCGCTGGTGCGTCGCACGACTGCGCTGGAAGGGATGCGCGGCAACCTGATCATGGAATCTTCTCGCTGGGCGAAGGTGAATCAACGGCTGAAGGTCATTAACACGCTGTCGCTCACGCTGATTACCCAGGCCTGTGAAACCTATCTGATTCAGAACTCGCGTCCGGAGATGGTGACTGACGACTACCGCGAGCTGTTCGCCGAGCCGGTTGAGACGGTTCAGGATGTTCATCGGCAGCTTAAGCGCATGCGCCGTTTTCTGACCTGGAAGGGCGAGCACAATACGCCAGTGACGATCTATAGCTGGGTTGGCGCAGCGACCCGCTATCTGTTGCTTAAACGCGGCGTAGTCGGCAACACTAAAATCAGTCGGATTGAAGATGAAGTCCTGCGTGGTGAGACGGTGGTCAAAGTGGAATCTGCCGAGCGCCACCATGCGATGGTCAACTTCTGGCGGACATCTATCTCTTGTATTCTCGGCACCTTGTTCTGGCTGTGGACCGGCTGGACTTCCGGCAGCGGAGCGATGGTCATGATTGCCGTAGTGACCGCGTTGGCGATGCGTTTGCCTAACCCGCGAATGGTCGCCCTGGACTTCCTCTACGGCATGCTCGCCGCATTACCGCTGGGGGCGTTATTCTTTCTCGTGATTATGCCCGCGACGCAGCAAAGCATGCTGTTGTTGTGTATCAGCCTGGCGGCGATGGCGTTCTTTATCGGTATTGAAGTACAGAAGCGACGGCTGGGGTCGATGGGCGCGTTGGCTGGGACTATCAACATTCTGGTGCTGGACAACCCGATGCAGTTTCAGTTTAGCCAGTTTCTTGATAGCGCGCTGGGGCAGATTGTCGGTTGTTTCCTTGCGTTAATGGTGATTTTGTTAGTGCGTGATAACTCGCAAGCCCGGACCGGACGTGTGTTGCTCAACCAGTTCGTTTCGGCGGCGGTTTCTTCGCTCACCACCAATAGCGCCCGGCGTAAAGAGAACCATCTGCCGGCGCTGTATCAGCAGCTGTTTTTACTGTTGAATAAGTTCCCCGGTGATATTGCCCGCTTCCGTCTGGCGTTAACGCTCATTATCGCACACCAGCGCCTACGGGATGCGCCGGTACCGGTCAATGAGGATCTCTCGGCATTTCACCGTCAACTGCGACGCACCGCGGACCATGTGATATCTGCCGGCAGCGATGATAAACGTCGTCGCTACTTTACCCGCTTGTTGGAAGAACTTGACGTTTATCAGGAGAAGCTACGCCACTGGGAGGCATCGCCGCAGGTTACCGAGCCGGTGCGACGGTTGGTAGAGATGCTACGGAAATACCAGTACGTACTTACCAACAGCTAGCTGCCCTGTAGGGCACCGATGAAGCGAACCATTAATTCCGAAAGCGGTTCATCGTACCACAGCGCATAGAGGTCAGCCGGGACGGTTTCTGCCAGCGGCAGGAACCGGACCCCCGGCCACTGAATCAATCCGCACGTTTCCGGAAGCAAGGAAATCCCCATCCCCGCGCTGACCAGCGCCAACGCCGTTTGCGGTTCATTCACCTGTTGGGTGATCAACGGATAAAACCCCGCCTCGATACAGTGGTCGTACAGCTGTCTGGCAAAATCGCTTTGATGGAATGCCAGCGAAATCAACGGCCTTGCCGCCAGCATTTTCAACGACACCGGCTGCTGATCGTAGAGAGGATCGTGCTCAGGTACGGCGAGCGCCACGGATTCGTGGGAAATCAGCTGGCTACGGATATTGGCTTCAGGATAGGGCAGCACATTGCGGTTAATCGCAATATCAATGGTGCGGGTGCGCAAAGCTTCAATCTGCTGGTGTTGCGAAAGCTCCAGCAAGCTCCAGTCAACTTCGGGATAACGCGCTTTAATTCCTTTCAGCCTCGTCAGAAGCGTGCCCCATAAGGCGCTGCCGACGATACCAATTGTCACATGTTGATGTTCGTTACGCCCGATCTGGCGGACGTAGTTGAGCGATTGTTCGGTAGCGCTGAGGATCCGATCCACCTCTGTTTTCAGCACTTGTCCTGCGCGAGTCAACACCACTTTGCGGCTGGTACGCTCAAACAATTTCGTTCCCAGCACCTCTTCCAGCTCTTTTATCTGCATGCTGAGGGGAGGCTGTGAAATATTCAGCCGCGCGGCGGTGCGTCCAAAGTGGAGTTCTTCGGCAAGGGCTTGAAAATAGCGTAATGCCCGGATGCTAATGCGGCTATTCGCGAGGGGGTCCGTCGTCATGATCTTTGGATAAGAATAGGAGGGGGGAATTATCATGCCGCCCTCCTTGAGGCTTGTCAAACCGCTGAAGATACCGGAGCATGCAGGCGCTCTGCACGGCTACACAAGACTGCGGCAACCAGCACCAGCAGTAAAATGGTATAGGAGACCGTGGCGCTATTGAGTGCGCCATGCAAACCATAGCGGCTGTTCACCATCGACGACACGCTGGCGAACAGCAGTGTACCGACAGTTCCGCTGGTCAGGAGCGCCGAAATCAGCGTCGGCGAACTTTGGCTGACCTGCAACGAGCCATAGCTCATCAGGCCGGAGAAAAGCCCTGAATTGAAGAAACCGAATACCGCGCATGCCGCCAGAATCAGTGTGGTATTAGCGCTATTCGCGATAATAAGGATGGCGACGAAGCCGATTGCGGTACAGCCCAGCAGGAAGGTTCGCAGCTTCATCCACTTCACGGTGAATTGGTTGAGGAACAGGCCGATCGCTTTCGCGACCCAATAGACGGTGGTAAAGAGCGCGGCATCCTGCGGCAGCAACTGGAAGCGGAACTGCAAGTAACCTGGCGTCCACATCGTGAAGATCGGCTCCGCCAGCAGGAACGCGAAAAGCGCGAAGCAGATAAGATAGATGGAGACCCCCCATGGCGCGTGAGGCGCCGTCGCCCGCTGTGTTCCCGCGGCGGCGGATTCGGTGCTCGGAAAACGGCAACGAAGGGTTAAGGCCAGCATTAATACCCCTAAACCGCCCATGATACCGTACATGGCAATCCAACTGGCGCCCATTGTGAACAGCCAGGCAAGCAGGAAAGAGAGCGTCGCCCCGGCAAGACTGAAGAAGAAATCGGTGAAGATCAGACTGGAAGAACGGCTTTTTTCGTCCGGGTTGATGCGTACGACCAGGTAGCTACCGATAGTCATAAAAATACCGCCGCAGGCGCCAATTCCCGCGACGGCGAGGCTAAAGAGCGTCAGCGTCGGGGCAACAAACAGGATGGCGCTAATCAATACGGTTAACGCAGCGGCGATCACCAATGGCTTTTGTAGGCCACATTTTTTCATCAACACGCCGCCGAGAATAATGGGGATAAACATGCCGATGTTCATTAAAGTAAACACCTGGCCGATAAAGCCAGGATCTTTATGAAAGGCGACGCTCAACGGGCCCAGCACAATCCCCAACGTGGAAACCAGTGCGCCAACGAAGTAGTAGCTCAGATATGAAATCGCATTCAGATTTGGACGAGAAAATTGCGTATCTGACATAAGGGGTTCTCCAGACAGGCAGGCGCCCTGCCTGCCGACAAATCAAGCATTAAGCATATTGTTTGAGGAACTGGCCGATCAGGCGAATAAAGTCCTCGGTCACCAGCGCGGCGCATTTCAGCGTCTGTTCATGCGACAGTTCAACATCGCTCAGTCCCTCCGCCATATTGGTGATGGCGGAAACGGCCAGCACTTTCAAACCGCAGTGGCGAGCGGCGATGACTTCCGGGACGACCGACATCCCGACCACGTCGCCGCCCATGCGCTGCATCATGCGAATCTCGGCAGCCGTTTCGAAGTTCGGGCCGGGGTAGGAAACAAATACCCCTTCGTGCAGCGTAATATCGAGCGCGTTGGCGGCTTGATGAAGTTGCCCGCGCAAGTCTTTGTCATACGCGTTAGCAAGGCTGAAGAAGCGCTGGCCGAAACGCTCGTCATTCGGTCCCACAAGCGGAGTAGATGGCATCGTGTTGATATGATCGTTAAGCGCAACCAAACTACCGGCAGGGATATCCGGGTTTAATGAACCTGCGGCATTAGTGCAGAACATGAATTCGCAACCGAGTAGCTTAAAGGTACGTACCGCGTGGGTCATGATGCCCATGCCTAACCCTTCATAAAAATGCCCGCGTCCTTTCATGCAAATCAGGTCGATGCCGTGCAGTGTCCCCATGACGATTTCACCTGCGTGGCCAATCACCGTACTGACCGGGAACCCAGGCAACTGCTCGTAGGATAGGGTCGTTTTGTTTTCCATACGGTCGGCCAGAACGCCTAAACCGGATCCCAGAATTAAGGCAATACGCGGGATAAAGCCCGGTTTGGCAGCGCGAAGGATTGCAGCGGCCTCAAAAGGGGTATCGTTAACGACGGACAGTGACATACGGAACTCCAGTAGATAAACACGTTTGGCTTATTCTGGGTAACCGTTGATTGCCAATCCAATTCGATAAAAGCGGTTATTGATATCTTTTTTATATTAATTTAATGAGGACTCATTTTTATTTTTTATTATTCAAGTGGTTATACTCTTCGGCGCGTCATCTCTTGCTAAAACCGCACATCCTGATGCGAGGGATTTGTGATGGGCTTCACTTTGCCGTTCCGGGGGAATGAAAACCGCCGTCAGGTGGGCTGAAAAGTCTCGCTATACTTAAACATCATGCAGAACTTGAGACGCTTTTCCGCGGCAGGTACCTGATAAGAGAGTTTTAATAGGGTGCGGGCGATGACCATTTATACATTTGATTTTGATGAAATAGCAGAGCAAGAGGATTTCTACCGTGAATTCTCGAAAGCCTTTGCATTGGATCGCGAGAAAGTGAGCAACCTGGATTCGCTATGGGCAGCCGTGATCGGCGGCGCATTGCCCTTACCGCTGGAAATTGAATTTATTCATTTAAATGATAAGCAGCGTCGGCGCTTTGGCGCGCTGATATTGCTGTTTGATGAAGCGGAAGAGGAACTGGAAGGATCGCTGCGTTTTAATGCCCGCTGGGCATAAAAAAAGCCCCCGACAGGCGGGGGCAAGTCGTCAGATAAGACGACGAGGGTTTATTTGTACAACTCAGCAGTCGCGTGCCAGCTGTTGCCGGTACGAGCTTCAATAATACGGTAGCTACTGGCGCCTTCTTTTTCGGCTTTAGCCGCCAGTTCCTGACGCATATCCATTGGCGCGCTACCTACCTGTGAAACGGAGATAGTGCCCATTGGCTGCAGGTTTTGTGCTTGTTCTGCATCTACTTGATGTACGGCTGCGCTTGCGCCAAAAGAGAGAACGGAAGCCAGGCCCAGGGATGCGATGATAATTGCGCTTTTCATGATCTTTACTCCAACCTTGTGTGCAGCGGCGGGAGGCTTCTATGAACCTGGGCCGCTGAAGAAATTCTGTTTCAGCTAATAACCGACAATCGTTAAAACTTATTTATAAAGCTCTGCAGTCGCGTGCCAGTGGTCGCCGGTGCGAGCTTCGATAATGCGGTAAGAAGAAGCACCTTCTTCTTGTGCTTTTTTGTTCAGCATTTCATGCATATCCATCGGGGAAGAGCCTACCGCGCCGACAGAAATGGTGCCCATTGACTGGCGGTTTTGCGCCTGAGTGCTGTTGATGGAATCCGCAGCGAAAGCGCCAAAGGACAGAACGGATAGCATGCTGAGTGCGGCTACAGTGGTTTTGATTTTCATGATGTTCACCTCGTCGAATTTTATTATTAAGGGGCTTTGTTTCGTGACCCTCATCACAAAATCAAGTATACACTAATCACCAAAAATATTAATACCCTGCTAATTGTTTTCATCATGAATAATTACCAGGAGATGTCGTTTTTATAACGTATAAGCATTAGAAATATCATTCACATGGTGAATGTATTGATTATTTGCATGTAAAACATAGAGATATCGCATTTTGACCTTTTGTGCGTTTCTGGCGCTATCATTCGGTAAAGGAATGTATAGAGGCGGAAAACCACACTAAATGTTAAAAAAATGCTGCATTTTTTGAAGGTTTCTTTGCAGGAGAGAACCCCCTGGCGGGAACCAGAGGGGAGTCGCTTAGAGTTCTTGTTCGAACAGGACCAGGATGGCGTCGTACAAATCTTTAACTGAAAAACCGCGGGCTGGGGTAGTGAAAATGGTGTCATCGCCCGCGATGCTA includes these proteins:
- the tldD gene encoding metalloprotease TldD — translated: MSLNLVSEQLLSANGLNHQDLFAILGQLAERRLDYGDLYFQSSYHESWVLEDSIIKDGSYNIDQGVGVRAVSGEKTGFAYADQISKLALEQSAQAARTIVRDHGDGKVQTLGAVEYSSLYTSVDPLQSMSREEKLDILRRVDKVARAADKRVQEVSASLSGVYELILVAATDGTLAADVRPLVRLSVSVLVEEDGKRERGASGGGGRFGYDYFLAPLDGDVRADVWAREAVRMALVNLSAVAAPAGMLPVVLGAGWPGVLLHEAVGHGLEGDFNRRGTSVFSGHMGELVASELCTVVDDGTMADRRGSVAIDDEGTPGQYNVLIENGILKGYMQDKLNARLMGVAPTGNGRRESYAHLPMPRMTNTYMLAGKSTPQEIIESVDYGIYAPNFGGGQVDITSGKFVFSTSEAYLIEKGKVTKAVKGATLIGSGIEAMQQISMVGNDLKLDSGVGVCGKEGQSVPVGVGQPTLKVDNLTVGGTA
- the aaeR gene encoding HTH-type transcriptional activator AaeR yields the protein MERLKRMSVFAKVVELGSFTAAARQLQMSVSSISQTVAKLEDELQVKLLNRSTRSLGLTEAGKIYYQGCRRMLFEAQDVHEQLYAFNNTPIGTLRIGSSSTMAQNVLARITAEMLKEYPGLSINLVTGIPAPDLIADGLDVVIRVGALQDSSLFSRRLGSMPMVLCAAKSYLQQAGCPEKPADLASHSWLEYSVRPDNEFEIIAPEGISTRVIPEGRFATNDPMTLIRWLSAGVGVAYVPLMWAIDEINRGELEILLPSYQSDPRPVYALYTEKDKLPLKVQVCINYLTDYFVEVAKIYQGMHGRGMTR
- the aaeX gene encoding p-hydroxybenzoic acid efflux pump operon protein AaeX translates to MSLFPVIVIFGLSFPPIFFELLLSLAIFWLVHRLLVPTGIYDFVWHPALFNTALYCCLFYLISRLFV
- the aaeA gene encoding p-hydroxybenzoic acid efflux pump subunit AaeA; protein product: MKTLTRNILRTAITVILVILAFIAIFRAWVYYTASPWTRDARFSADIVAIAPDVSGLISQVNIKDNQLVKKDQVLFVIDQPRYQKALAEAEADVSYYQTLAQEKRLEAGRRNKLGVQAMSREEIDQANNVLQTVEHQLAKAVASRDLAKLDLERTVIRAPADGWITNLNVYTGEFITRGSTAVALVKQNTFYVMAYLEETKLEGVRPGYRAEITPLGSSKVIKGTVDSVAAGVTNASSSSDSKGMASVDSNLEWVRLAQRVPVRIRLDQQQGNLWPSGTTATVVITGKEDRDASQANFFQKLAMRLREFG
- the aaeB gene encoding p-hydroxybenzoic acid efflux pump subunit AaeB yields the protein MGTYTIAPRHLRFAIKLACAVVLALFVGFHFQLETPRWAVLTAAIVTAGPAFAAGGEPYSGAIRYRGMLRIAGTFIGCIAALAIIIVMVRAPLLMMLVCCLWAGFCTWISSLVKVENSYAWGLAGYTALIIVITIHADPMLAPQFAVERCSEIVIGIVSAIVADLLFSPRSIKKEIDLELDNLLLDQYRLMQLCVAHGDSEVVDQAWGALVRRTTALEGMRGNLIMESSRWAKVNQRLKVINTLSLTLITQACETYLIQNSRPEMVTDDYRELFAEPVETVQDVHRQLKRMRRFLTWKGEHNTPVTIYSWVGAATRYLLLKRGVVGNTKISRIEDEVLRGETVVKVESAERHHAMVNFWRTSISCILGTLFWLWTGWTSGSGAMVMIAVVTALAMRLPNPRMVALDFLYGMLAALPLGALFFLVIMPATQQSMLLLCISLAAMAFFIGIEVQKRRLGSMGALAGTINILVLDNPMQFQFSQFLDSALGQIVGCFLALMVILLVRDNSQARTGRVLLNQFVSAAVSSLTTNSARRKENHLPALYQQLFLLLNKFPGDIARFRLALTLIIAHQRLRDAPVPVNEDLSAFHRQLRRTADHVISAGSDDKRRRYFTRLLEELDVYQEKLRHWEASPQVTEPVRRLVEMLRKYQYVLTNS
- a CDS encoding LysR family transcriptional regulator, whose amino-acid sequence is MIIPPSYSYPKIMTTDPLANSRISIRALRYFQALAEELHFGRTAARLNISQPPLSMQIKELEEVLGTKLFERTSRKVVLTRAGQVLKTEVDRILSATEQSLNYVRQIGRNEHQHVTIGIVGSALWGTLLTRLKGIKARYPEVDWSLLELSQHQQIEALRTRTIDIAINRNVLPYPEANIRSQLISHESVALAVPEHDPLYDQQPVSLKMLAARPLISLAFHQSDFARQLYDHCIEAGFYPLITQQVNEPQTALALVSAGMGISLLPETCGLIQWPGVRFLPLAETVPADLYALWYDEPLSELMVRFIGALQGS
- the tsgA gene encoding MFS transporter TsgA — its product is MSDTQFSRPNLNAISYLSYYFVGALVSTLGIVLGPLSVAFHKDPGFIGQVFTLMNIGMFIPIILGGVLMKKCGLQKPLVIAAALTVLISAILFVAPTLTLFSLAVAGIGACGGIFMTIGSYLVVRINPDEKSRSSSLIFTDFFFSLAGATLSFLLAWLFTMGASWIAMYGIMGGLGVLMLALTLRCRFPSTESAAAGTQRATAPHAPWGVSIYLICFALFAFLLAEPIFTMWTPGYLQFRFQLLPQDAALFTTVYWVAKAIGLFLNQFTVKWMKLRTFLLGCTAIGFVAILIIANSANTTLILAACAVFGFFNSGLFSGLMSYGSLQVSQSSPTLISALLTSGTVGTLLFASVSSMVNSRYGLHGALNSATVSYTILLLVLVAAVLCSRAERLHAPVSSAV
- the xapA gene encoding xanthosine phosphorylase, whose product is MSLSVVNDTPFEAAAILRAAKPGFIPRIALILGSGLGVLADRMENKTTLSYEQLPGFPVSTVIGHAGEIVMGTLHGIDLICMKGRGHFYEGLGMGIMTHAVRTFKLLGCEFMFCTNAAGSLNPDIPAGSLVALNDHINTMPSTPLVGPNDERFGQRFFSLANAYDKDLRGQLHQAANALDITLHEGVFVSYPGPNFETAAEIRMMQRMGGDVVGMSVVPEVIAARHCGLKVLAVSAITNMAEGLSDVELSHEQTLKCAALVTEDFIRLIGQFLKQYA
- the yhcN-B gene encoding DUF1471 family stress response protein YhcN-B; this encodes MKSAIIIASLGLASVLSFGASAAVHQVDAEQAQNLQPMGTISVSQVGSAPMDMRQELAAKAEKEGASSYRIIEARTGNSWHATAELYK
- the yhcN gene encoding peroxide/acid stress response protein YhcN, with product MKIKTTVAALSMLSVLSFGAFAADSINSTQAQNRQSMGTISVGAVGSSPMDMHEMLNKKAQEEGASSYRIIEARTGDHWHATAELYK